The nucleotide sequence CACAACATTTGCTCgaccctttctcaaattgaatctaCACTCATTGCCATCCCTCACTGCATCAAAATCTCTCCGAGTGTATGTCATGTCCCATACAAAATGTGGCTATGGAAATAATTCACATACAAAATGTAGTGATAAGAGTTATTGTTTCTATATTATTTTGATGACTCTTTTTCAGTCCGATTTTATGAAATCGTTAATCTTTCACTTTTTGATGTTTAATTACTAAACTAAAGCCAAAATGAATCTCAGTTATGGTAGAAAAAATActtggaataataaaaaatattctatataGATTTTACTGACATAATATATCCCTCGATTAGGTCTTTATGGTCTTCTAGACAGAGATTTGGACCAAAGCAAATAATCCAATGCCACAAATGCAAGAGAATCACCAACTCTAAATTATGTGCTAATTGTGAGACGTGATGTCCAAATCCACACTCCAAACGTGTGTAACGTTCCATGCTCGCCTTCCTTTCCTGACAAGATGAGGAAGCTTTCAGCACAAACCAACCAATCCTCACAAGTCATCCTCCGGAGGACGAGCCGTGCCCACAAAGCCAAGTCTAACAATGAAGACGCACCCGCTTTCGTTAATGATCACATCAAGACCGTTAGATCCTCCTCCATCTCGATCGCGTCTTTCCTTCTCGTGATCTCAGCCGTAGGTGACCCGGTTCTTTTGGTTTTTGTACGGCTGAGATCGGCTCACGCCCCCTCGTAAATCCCGGAACCGAGAGGCACCGCAAAAAGCCGGATTTGATAGGCCCTCTCGGTtccattttatatttatttcgaATTTTGTGTAATTCCTCTGTTGCGGAAAAATAAAAGCCGGCGAAGAGCAGAGGAggcaaattaaaagaaaaacaaaaacaaaaagaggaGGGGAAAATTCTCGAGAAGAAGCAGTTTCGATCTCTCTCGCCGTCGTCGGTGCGTAATCTTTTCCTTGTTTTCTTGGGGATCAGCTTGAGATCATCTGTAATTTGACGATTTGTTTGGTATTTCTTTCGATTTCTTTTCCCTTTCTCTCGTTTCTTTCTGCACGCATTGGATGGTCAGTGATCCTTATCGGTTTCTCGGTTGGTTCGAATGATTTCTTGCAAGCTTTTGCTTAGTCGACGACTCCATCGATCGTTGCTTTCTGAAGAAAAAATTTCTGTTTCAAACTCGGCAATGCTGAGTTAAGatgatgaaaagagaaggaacaaAAATCTGATCTATTATCGGTCGTCTGATCGTGTTTGCTACGTGCTGATTATTTTCCGTGTTTGTAGGGTTGTAGGAGGGGCTGCAGTCGTGTAGCTATCGTGATGTTTAAGAAGGGGAATAAGGTGGAGGTTTGGAACAGGAGGGAGGTGCCATCGGGCTCCTGGTGGAGTGCCGAGATCATCTCCGGGGATGGGCATCACTATTCTGTGAGATATGATGGGTACCCAACGGATAGCAGTGTGGCGGTGGACAGATTGCCAAGAAAGGCCATCAGACCTTGCCCTCCGCCAGTGGGGAGTCTGAAGGATGTTATGTCCGGTGATGCCGTTGAGGTATTCGACAACAACTCATGGAAACTCGCACAAGTTCTGTTGGTCATTGATGAAAATTACTGCTTCGTGAGGCTTCTTGGTTCCTCCGGGGAGTTCGCAGCCCACAAATCTCAGATAAGGACACCGCTGTCTTGGCAAGGTGACAAGTGGGTGACGATTGATAAGGTAAGATCTCATTATTTTATTCCTCATTTGATCCTAGTTCATATGCATTATGATTGCTTTATTGATATCCTTATGTGTGGCTCAAACATTCAAATATGCAAGTGTAGTTGATCTTATATAGTTTTAACTCTTTTCAGTTGCTttaatcctttttctttttatactCATTATCATAGTCAGTGCTACTGAGTACTTAATATtttgtttattgtttattttgataaatccTGAGTTGTCGTGTTGTTGCCATCAGGATTCTGGGAAACAAAACGGTGGAATGCCAAGCAGTCATTGGAGAGGAGGGAAGTCTGGATACCATATAGTTCAGTCATGTGTGGAGATTGATAATTCTGCTCAAAAGACCTGTTTTCctattgaaaatcatgatttttctaagAAAACTGAATGGAGGTTTTGTAGAGGCACGAAGAAAAGGGCAGTTGATATTTCTTTTCCCGCTGAGCTTTGCAATTATGGTAGAAGAAAGATGAGGGCAATTAAGAAGGATGGGAGGAATCAAGGAATAACTTCTGAGCATGCAATACGTTTTATGGAAAAGTTAGACGATGTTGCTTCCTCTGAAAAGGTGCTAGATGGAAAATATGTGCATTCTTCCTTTAACAACAGAACCAGTTCTAAAGTGGATTCAGGAAGGGGAATACCAAGTTCAGATAAGCAAAATCATCTTGTCAGGATTTCAGGACCCAGTGATGCAGAAAGTACTTCATCCTCTGTTGGTAGTTGTAGTGTCAGTAGCAGTCCATGTAGGTCATCAGAGCAGTATGTAATCTATCCTTCCGGAGAACTGTATGGCCATTCTGACCATGCTGAAACTTATTGTGGTTTGGAAAACGAGTCATCTCTTCCTAGAAAGGACTTGCAAGAAGAAATTCATCAGCTAGAGTTGAATGCATATCGGTCCACTTTGATAGCATTATATGCTTCTGGTCCAATAAGTTGGGAACGGGAAGCATTTATGACAAACCTTCGTCTAATGTTAAACATATCTAATGATGAACACTTAATGGAGATTAGGAACTTGATACGTTCCGAAATAGCCACCACAATCTCATAGTTGACCGGAACATATGGACTGATTTTGCATAGATATTTAAtaccctttttcttttattttccttaTGTAAAATGAGTATCAATATTGTAGCTGAATATTGAAAATCCAAATTACTTTTTTAAATATCACGGAAGTCACTTTCTGTGGGAAAAATCCTTTGCCGTATGACAAAGATTTAGCTATATAGACTCCTTTTAGTTAAGCATTGTACACTGAACTTGGTTTTGCTTTTTTAACTCTTTTCCAGTCCTGCATAGAAACTTTATTAAATCAGGTCTGTGTATGTGTATCTGATGAATAGATATTTGAATATCTTCTGGTCAAGGAGATTACTTTGTTAATTGTATTTCtgtggaaaaaaaatatttttgcattACAAAGATTTAGCTATAAGAAGTCTATTAATGAAGCATTTTACAACCTGGGCTCAGTGAACCAGAAGTCTATCTTCTGGTTGAGGAGATTGCTTTGTCAAATTGAATTGGCATCCTATAATAAACTTGTTATTGCACCTTTGATTTTGAATTTATGGTCTACGGAGGCCATCCTTCTTCCTGTCATTGATTGCAGTCATTCCACCCATAAGTGTTGCTAAGATGGAAATCAACTGCATTTCTTTAATAACCCCAAATTATCCCTAAGTTGGCTAATTTATGACTTCAAGCTTGTGGTTTCTTTAGAAGCCATTATGTCATTGCAATCCTTGAAAATTTGAAAGGTTCGGTTTTTAAaaagatgattttgattatttagtgGTTAACTTTGATGCATGAGAACTACTGCTTGTAGATGTTGACGAGCGCATACGTATGAATGCTTCAGTTTTAGTTTGCTCGACTTCCATATGATGGAAGCATTTTTACAAGAACAGCATCACCTTTTTGTTGTTTGCTAATGAATATATAATAGTGGATGGACAGTATAAGTATTCACCACACTGATCTGAATCTCCCATATTAGGTAAGCCATGTCACCTTCATATACTTTTTGTTCATTTCAGATCTCATGGCCATGTGAAGCTTTTCTGTACTTTAAATAGAAGTAAGAATGCTATAGACCCATTTGATTAACACCAGAGAATTGTTCAATTTTGTGGACATATTATGCCAATTATGATGCTTATTATGCCTCTTCCAGGGTCAAAGGTGGAGGAGGCTTCTAAACTTAACCTTCGGTAGGTCTTTGATGATGGTGAAGTTGTCACATCTTTTGCACTTTGAATAGTGTGGCAACACATCCATCTTATTTGTATGCCCATTTTATTTGCTCAATTTGCTACCTCTATGTCTGTTAGCTCCTATTTCAGGTTTACTTTGTGCCTGTGAGATGGGCATGAGAGGAGGAAGCTTACCAGGAATATTTTCAGTCTTGTCCTTCAATTG is from Musa acuminata AAA Group cultivar baxijiao chromosome BXJ1-6, Cavendish_Baxijiao_AAA, whole genome shotgun sequence and encodes:
- the LOC135675795 gene encoding uncharacterized protein LOC135675795, with translation MFKKGNKVEVWNRREVPSGSWWSAEIISGDGHHYSVRYDGYPTDSSVAVDRLPRKAIRPCPPPVGSLKDVMSGDAVEVFDNNSWKLAQVLLVIDENYCFVRLLGSSGEFAAHKSQIRTPLSWQGDKWVTIDKDSGKQNGGMPSSHWRGGKSGYHIVQSCVEIDNSAQKTCFPIENHDFSKKTEWRFCRGTKKRAVDISFPAELCNYGRRKMRAIKKDGRNQGITSEHAIRFMEKLDDVASSEKVLDGKYVHSSFNNRTSSKVDSGRGIPSSDKQNHLVRISGPSDAESTSSSVGSCSVSSSPCRSSEQYVIYPSGELYGHSDHAETYCGLENESSLPRKDLQEEIHQLELNAYRSTLIALYASGPISWEREAFMTNLRLMLNISNDEHLMEIRNLIRSEIATTIS